In one Pseudomonas fitomaticsae genomic region, the following are encoded:
- a CDS encoding substrate-binding domain-containing protein codes for MFKRTLIAASLTVAALASAQAMAANVTGGGATLPAALYKGSSNSILPANFTYAGTGSGTGKTAFLTNNSALFSATGSVHFAGSDSILSASEISTYNTNFGASYGPLIQLPSVATSVAIPYKKAGQTALNLTSQQLCDVFSGTATTWGQLLGNSDATPVRVVYRTTSSGTSEILTRHLNNVCSTKFSVNSTFANSLLPAGTTLPSSFVGVANTADVAVAVNAVDGSIGYVGPDGVNASSNAVVSRVNGVQPTPGNVTTALSSVALPTTPSNPAQWAPVVANPSSGYPIAAYTNLIFGQCYKDATVAADIKSFLTTHYSVPGNAAATISHGFSVVPTNWKNAVTANFITNTSGNNLDINNASVCNAIGRPL; via the coding sequence ATGTTCAAGCGCACTCTGATCGCAGCTTCCCTGACTGTCGCTGCCCTGGCTTCCGCCCAGGCCATGGCTGCCAACGTTACCGGTGGTGGCGCGACTCTGCCTGCCGCTCTGTATAAAGGCTCGAGCAACAGCATCCTGCCAGCCAACTTCACCTACGCCGGCACCGGTAGCGGCACTGGCAAGACCGCTTTCCTGACCAACAACTCGGCTCTGTTCAGCGCCACCGGTTCGGTCCACTTCGCCGGTAGCGACTCGATCCTCAGCGCCTCGGAAATCAGCACCTACAACACCAACTTCGGTGCTTCGTACGGCCCGCTGATCCAACTGCCATCGGTCGCCACTTCGGTCGCCATCCCTTACAAAAAGGCCGGCCAGACCGCTCTGAACCTGACCAGCCAGCAGCTGTGCGACGTGTTCTCGGGTACTGCAACCACTTGGGGTCAACTGCTGGGCAACTCCGATGCCACCCCGGTTCGTGTGGTTTACCGCACCACTTCCAGCGGCACTTCGGAAATCCTCACCCGTCACCTGAACAACGTCTGCTCGACCAAGTTCTCGGTCAACTCGACCTTCGCCAACTCGCTGCTGCCAGCCGGCACCACATTGCCATCGAGCTTCGTCGGCGTTGCCAACACTGCTGACGTCGCTGTTGCGGTGAACGCGGTTGACGGTTCCATCGGTTACGTCGGTCCGGACGGCGTGAACGCCAGCAGCAACGCTGTGGTATCGCGCGTCAACGGCGTGCAGCCGACCCCGGGTAACGTGACCACCGCGCTGTCTTCGGTTGCACTGCCAACCACACCGTCGAACCCTGCCCAGTGGGCACCGGTTGTCGCCAACCCATCCAGCGGTTACCCGATCGCTGCCTACACCAACCTGATCTTCGGCCAGTGCTACAAGGATGCAACCGTGGCCGCTGACATCAAATCCTTCCTGACCACTCACTACAGCGTGCCGGGCAACGCTGCAGCGACCATCAGCCACGGCTTCAGCGTTGTTCCGACCAACTGGAAAAACGCCGTTACCGCCAACTTCATCACCAACACCAGCGGCAACAACCTGGACATCAACAACGCCAGCGTGTGCAACGCTATCGGTCGTCCTTTGTAA
- the gspF gene encoding type II secretion system inner membrane protein GspF, which translates to MNRYRFEAADASGKIESGHLEADSQGAAFGALRGRGLTALSVEKESNVSQHGGGGLFSAKLSDNDLAWATRQLASLLGASLPLEAALSATVEQAEKKHIAHTLSAVRADVRSGMRLAEALAARPRDFPEIYRALIAAGEESGDLAQVMERLADYIEERNNLRGKILTAFIYPGVVGLVSIGIVIFLLSYVVPQVVSAFSQARQDLPGLTLAMLNASDFIRAWGWLCAGVMAGAFWSWRLYLRNPAARLSWHHRVLKLPLIGRFVLGLNTARFASTLAILGGAGVPLLRALEAARQTLSNDRLSLSVNEATAKVREGVNLAAALKVENVFPPVLIHLIASGEKTGALPPMLERAAQTLSRDIERRAMGMTALLEPLMIVVMGGVVLVIVMAVLLPIIEINQLVQ; encoded by the coding sequence ATGAATCGCTATCGTTTTGAAGCCGCCGATGCCAGCGGCAAGATCGAATCCGGGCATCTGGAAGCGGACAGCCAGGGCGCCGCGTTTGGCGCTCTGCGCGGTCGTGGTTTGACGGCGTTGTCGGTGGAGAAGGAAAGCAACGTCTCCCAGCACGGCGGCGGTGGATTGTTCAGTGCCAAGCTTTCGGATAACGATCTGGCGTGGGCTACTCGGCAACTGGCAAGTCTGCTCGGCGCCAGTCTTCCGTTGGAAGCTGCGCTGAGTGCCACAGTCGAACAAGCCGAGAAAAAACACATCGCCCACACCCTCAGCGCCGTACGTGCCGACGTCCGCAGCGGCATGCGCCTGGCCGAAGCGCTGGCAGCGCGGCCACGGGATTTTCCGGAGATTTACCGGGCGCTGATTGCGGCGGGCGAGGAGTCCGGCGATCTGGCGCAGGTAATGGAACGGTTGGCGGATTACATCGAGGAACGCAACAACCTGCGCGGCAAGATTCTCACCGCGTTCATCTATCCGGGCGTGGTCGGGCTGGTGTCGATCGGCATTGTGATTTTCCTGCTGAGTTATGTGGTGCCGCAGGTGGTCAGCGCGTTTTCCCAGGCGCGGCAGGATCTGCCGGGGCTGACGCTGGCGATGCTCAATGCCAGTGATTTCATCCGTGCCTGGGGCTGGTTGTGCGCGGGCGTCATGGCCGGTGCGTTCTGGAGCTGGCGCCTGTATCTGCGTAATCCGGCGGCGCGCTTGAGTTGGCATCATCGGGTGCTGAAGTTGCCGCTGATCGGGCGTTTCGTACTGGGTCTGAACACCGCACGGTTCGCCTCGACGCTGGCGATTCTCGGCGGTGCCGGGGTGCCGTTGTTGCGGGCATTGGAGGCGGCACGGCAGACCTTGTCGAACGATCGTCTGAGCCTGAGCGTCAATGAGGCCACCGCCAAGGTGCGCGAGGGCGTCAACCTGGCGGCCGCGCTGAAAGTGGAAAATGTGTTCCCGCCGGTGCTGATTCACCTGATCGCCAGCGGCGAGAAAACCGGTGCGCTGCCGCCGATGCTTGAGCGTGCGGCGCAAACTCTGTCTCGCGATATCGAACGCCGGGCGATGGGTATGACCGCGTTGCTGGAGCCGCTGATGATCGTGGTGATGGGCGGGGTGGTGCTGGTGATCGTGATGGCGGTGCTGTTGCCGATCATCGAGATCAACCAGTTGGTGCAGTAG
- the gspE gene encoding type II secretion system ATPase GspE, whose product MSALPYAWAKAQRILLRDGVLTVCPSTPGWSISEVRRQFGAAKLERVRDDELDGLLATAYADTGSAAAVVGAAENEVDLDRLMQDMPEITDLLDTQDGAPVIRMINALLTQAARDEASDIHIEPFETHSVVRYRVDGTLRDVVSPRKALHGALVSRIKIMAQLDIAEKRLPQDGRIALRVAGRPIDIRVSTVPTGHGERVVMRLLDKQAGRLHLETLGMDAQVLAKLDHLIRQPHGIVLVTGPTGSGKTTSLYAALARLDASTSNILTVEDPVEYDLPGISQIQVNAKIDMTFALALRAILRQDPDIIMIGEIRDLETAQIAVQASLTGHLVLATLHTNDAVSAVNRLVDMGVEPFLLASSMLGVLAQRLVRRLCNQCKQENPATPGTWRPVGCAACNHTGYSGRTGIHELFCIDDDIRTLIHQGAGEQALRAAASKAGMFSLREDGERWIRSGATAPEEILRVTRDA is encoded by the coding sequence ATGAGCGCATTGCCTTACGCCTGGGCCAAAGCGCAGCGGATTTTGCTGCGTGACGGCGTGCTGACGGTGTGCCCGTCGACGCCGGGCTGGTCGATCAGCGAGGTGCGCCGACAGTTCGGCGCGGCGAAGCTTGAGCGGGTGCGCGATGATGAACTCGACGGCCTGCTCGCCACTGCCTACGCCGACACCGGCAGCGCGGCGGCGGTGGTCGGTGCGGCGGAGAACGAAGTCGACCTCGACCGCCTGATGCAGGACATGCCGGAAATCACCGACCTGCTCGACACTCAGGACGGCGCGCCGGTGATCCGCATGATCAACGCCTTGCTCACCCAGGCCGCGCGCGATGAGGCCAGCGACATTCACATTGAACCGTTCGAAACCCATTCGGTGGTGCGCTACCGGGTCGATGGCACCCTGCGCGACGTGGTCTCGCCACGCAAGGCGTTGCACGGTGCGCTGGTGTCGCGAATCAAGATCATGGCGCAGCTCGACATTGCCGAAAAACGCCTGCCGCAGGACGGCCGCATTGCGTTGCGCGTAGCGGGGCGACCGATCGATATTCGTGTTTCCACCGTGCCTACCGGGCATGGCGAGCGAGTGGTGATGCGTCTGCTCGACAAGCAGGCCGGGCGCCTGCATCTCGAAACGTTGGGCATGGACGCGCAGGTGCTGGCCAAACTCGATCACCTGATCCGCCAGCCCCACGGCATCGTGCTGGTCACCGGCCCGACCGGTAGCGGCAAGACGACGAGTCTTTATGCGGCGCTGGCGCGACTGGATGCGAGCACCAGCAACATCCTCACTGTGGAAGATCCGGTGGAATACGACTTGCCGGGCATCAGCCAGATTCAGGTCAACGCCAAGATCGACATGACGTTTGCCCTGGCCTTGCGGGCGATTTTGCGGCAAGACCCGGACATCATCATGATCGGTGAGATCCGAGATTTGGAGACTGCGCAGATCGCGGTGCAGGCTTCGCTGACCGGTCACCTGGTGCTCGCAACTTTGCACACCAACGACGCGGTGTCGGCGGTCAACCGCTTGGTCGACATGGGCGTCGAGCCGTTTCTGCTGGCCTCGTCGATGCTCGGGGTTTTGGCCCAGCGTTTGGTGCGGCGGCTGTGCAATCAGTGCAAACAGGAAAACCCGGCCACGCCCGGCACCTGGCGCCCGGTCGGTTGTGCGGCGTGCAATCACACCGGTTACAGCGGCCGGACCGGCATTCACGAGTTGTTCTGCATCGATGACGACATCCGCACCCTGATTCACCAAGGGGCAGGGGAGCAGGCGTTGCGCGCGGCGGCGAGCAAGGCCGGGATGTTCAGCCTGCGCGAGGACGGCGAACGCTGGATCCGCAGCGGTGCCACGGCCCCTGAAGAAATCCTTCGTGTGACACGGGACGCCTGA
- the gspD gene encoding type II secretion system secretin GspD, whose amino-acid sequence MKGSGSKRMALPMLLMALSACSNTTPPNQPPLLVDSELGRPLANTQRSGDAVLDRERAQAQARPAPKQLHNITERARSGGSARGTTLPANPLGDQPVTLNFVDADIQAVVRALSRSTGQQFLVDPRVKGNLTLVSEGQVPAHQAYDMLLAALRMQGFSVVDVGGVAQVVPEADAKLLGGPIYSADKPAGNGMLTRTFRLQYENAVNLIPVLRPIVSPNNPINAYPGNNTIVVTDYAENLTRVAQLIQGIDTPSAIDTDVVQIQNGIAADIAPMVADLLDAPGNDPTQKIAVIGDPRSNTIIIRAGSPERTELARNLIYKLDNAQSNPSNLHVVYLRNAQAGKLAQALRGLLTGESDSGTSDNARSVLSNMGSSTNSGGGQNGQNGTQTNGSTPTTNSGSTGGSYAQGSSATSGSGNAQSSEQNVAFSAGGVTIQADATTNTLLISAPEPLYRNLREVIDLLDQRRAQVVIESLIVEVGEDDASEFGVQWQTGDLGGKGVIGGANLGGSGINLNGKTSLDVLPQGLNLGYVNGTVDIPGIGKILDLKVLARALKSKGGTNVLSTPNLLTLDNEAASIFVGQTIPFVSGSYVTGGGGTSNNPFQTVTREEVGLKLNVRPQISEGGTVKLDIYQEVSSIDERASAAANSAGIVTSKRALDTSILLDDGQIMVLGGLLQDGYSQSNDAVPWLSNIPGLGALFRNERRSITKTNLMVFLRPYIIRDSAAGRSITLNRYDFMRRAQGGLQPERSWAMPDMQAPQLPATAQGVPAPVSGPRATIKAVPLQ is encoded by the coding sequence ATGAAGGGGTCAGGATCCAAACGCATGGCGTTGCCGATGCTGTTGATGGCATTGAGCGCGTGCAGCAACACCACGCCACCGAATCAACCGCCGCTGCTGGTGGACAGCGAACTCGGCCGGCCGCTGGCCAACACCCAGCGCAGTGGCGACGCGGTGCTCGACCGCGAGCGCGCGCAGGCTCAGGCAAGACCTGCGCCGAAGCAATTGCACAACATCACCGAACGCGCCCGCAGTGGCGGTTCGGCGCGGGGCACGACGTTGCCGGCCAATCCGCTGGGCGATCAACCGGTGACGCTGAATTTTGTCGACGCGGATATTCAAGCGGTGGTGCGCGCGTTGTCGCGCTCCACCGGCCAGCAGTTTCTGGTGGATCCTCGGGTCAAGGGCAACCTGACGCTGGTCTCCGAAGGCCAGGTGCCGGCGCATCAGGCCTACGACATGCTGCTGGCGGCGCTGCGCATGCAGGGTTTCAGCGTGGTGGATGTGGGCGGCGTGGCGCAGGTAGTGCCGGAGGCCGATGCCAAGTTGCTCGGCGGGCCGATCTACAGCGCCGACAAACCGGCCGGCAACGGCATGCTGACCCGCACGTTCCGCCTGCAATACGAGAATGCGGTGAACCTGATCCCGGTGCTGCGCCCGATCGTGTCGCCGAACAACCCGATCAACGCCTATCCGGGCAACAACACCATCGTCGTCACCGATTACGCCGAGAACCTGACGCGGGTCGCGCAACTGATTCAGGGCATCGACACCCCGAGCGCCATCGATACCGACGTGGTGCAGATCCAGAACGGTATCGCCGCCGACATCGCGCCGATGGTCGCCGACCTGCTCGACGCGCCGGGCAACGATCCAACCCAGAAAATCGCGGTGATCGGCGACCCGCGTTCCAACACCATCATCATCCGCGCCGGCAGCCCCGAGCGCACGGAGCTGGCGCGCAACCTGATCTACAAACTCGATAACGCGCAAAGCAATCCGAGCAATCTGCACGTGGTATATCTGCGCAACGCCCAGGCCGGCAAACTGGCCCAGGCCCTGCGCGGATTGTTGACCGGCGAGAGCGACAGCGGCACCAGCGACAATGCGCGCTCGGTGCTCAGCAACATGGGCAGCTCCACCAACTCGGGCGGTGGGCAGAACGGCCAGAACGGCACGCAAACCAACGGCAGCACGCCGACCACCAACAGCGGCAGCACCGGCGGCAGTTACGCTCAGGGCAGCAGCGCCACCAGTGGCAGCGGCAATGCGCAAAGCAGCGAACAGAACGTGGCCTTCAGCGCCGGTGGCGTGACCATTCAGGCGGACGCGACCACCAACACTTTGCTGATTTCCGCGCCGGAACCGCTGTATCGCAACCTGCGCGAAGTCATCGACTTGCTTGACCAGCGCCGCGCACAAGTGGTGATCGAAAGCCTGATCGTCGAAGTCGGCGAGGACGATGCCAGCGAGTTCGGCGTGCAATGGCAGACCGGCGATCTCGGTGGCAAAGGCGTGATCGGCGGCGCCAACCTCGGCGGTTCGGGGATCAATCTCAACGGCAAGACCAGCCTTGATGTGTTGCCACAAGGTTTGAACCTCGGCTACGTCAACGGCACCGTCGACATCCCCGGCATCGGCAAGATCCTCGACCTGAAAGTGCTGGCCCGGGCGCTGAAGAGCAAGGGCGGGACCAACGTGTTGTCGACACCGAACCTGCTGACCCTAGACAACGAAGCGGCGAGCATTTTTGTCGGCCAGACCATTCCGTTTGTCAGCGGCAGTTACGTCACTGGCGGCGGGGGCACCAGCAACAACCCGTTCCAGACCGTGACCCGTGAAGAGGTCGGTTTGAAGCTCAACGTGCGGCCGCAGATTTCCGAGGGCGGCACGGTGAAGCTCGACATTTATCAGGAAGTCAGCAGCATCGACGAACGCGCCTCGGCGGCGGCCAATTCGGCGGGGATCGTCACCAGCAAACGCGCGCTCGACACCAGCATCCTGCTCGATGACGGGCAGATCATGGTGCTCGGCGGTCTGCTGCAGGACGGCTACAGCCAGAGCAATGACGCGGTGCCGTGGCTATCGAATATTCCAGGGCTGGGTGCACTGTTTCGCAACGAACGCCGCTCGATCACCAAGACCAACCTGATGGTGTTTCTGCGCCCGTACATCATTCGCGACAGCGCGGCGGGGCGCAGCATTACGCTGAACCGCTACGACTTCATGCGCCGCGCTCAGGGCGGTCTGCAACCGGAGCGCAGCTGGGCGATGCCGGACATGCAGGCGCCACAATTGCCGGCCACCGCCCAAGGCGTGCCGGCGCCGGTGTCCGGCCCGCGCGCGACCATCAAAGCGGTGCCGCTGCAATGA
- the gspM gene encoding type II secretion system protein GspM, with amino-acid sequence MNSPSLAKYRAGWQRFNAQLQARWQPLAVREKRMVGGMAALLLGLFAWVALIQPPLKKIAASQVETPKLRAQAEALEVLLRDVSVRPDGQNLEQSLQQTLQASGLGGHYQLAAASAGWLLTFDAAPADAVLDWLLSQPRNFSLQVVEARLQRADDAATDDTAGTLSGTVRMDQALGAKEAS; translated from the coding sequence ATGAATAGCCCCTCGCTTGCGAAATACCGCGCCGGTTGGCAGCGCTTCAATGCTCAGTTGCAGGCCCGTTGGCAGCCGTTGGCCGTGCGGGAAAAGCGCATGGTCGGTGGGATGGCGGCGCTGTTGCTGGGGCTGTTTGCGTGGGTGGCGTTGATTCAGCCGCCGCTGAAGAAGATCGCCGCCTCGCAAGTCGAAACCCCGAAATTGCGCGCCCAGGCCGAAGCACTGGAAGTGCTGTTGCGCGACGTCAGCGTGCGCCCGGACGGGCAAAACCTGGAGCAGTCGCTGCAACAGACCTTGCAGGCCAGCGGACTGGGCGGCCATTACCAATTGGCGGCCGCGTCCGCCGGCTGGCTGTTGACCTTCGATGCGGCACCGGCCGACGCCGTGCTCGACTGGCTGCTGAGCCAACCCCGGAATTTTTCACTGCAAGTGGTCGAGGCCCGTCTGCAACGCGCAGACGACGCCGCGACCGATGACACGGCCGGCACTCTGTCGGGCACCGTACGCATGGATCAGGCGCTGGGCGCTAAGGAAGCTTCATGA
- the gspL gene encoding type II secretion system protein GspL, translating into MSQLRVSLPPLAELSLDSEVDCASLDRQGQVVRQERVRLGALPKQPLVCFLHPSDSLLASIDLPPLPVSKTAAAVQCAAQALMLGDSAEMHIAHSARNESGQVQIAWVARKDLQHLGQFGLNLKGLYPAAYSLPVMAGGVGCLHDDHLLLRHGPNAAQVQPMIDEAWLLETGLPAHWIGDGAPEAVQSTFADTQRSAGPLPNWGLHGGLQQPGTEHRGWGRALGCCALALAVWVIGLNLYAAREAGQGQQLKAQMAQRVKQAFPELPVILNPLQQARQQIAARQQGAVDAPGHDFTRLVLQAGSGMPSMAGTVQRLEFVDGALQLSLLPEARRSGNDKDWQGTLAQVGISISPNDDGWVLRPAGETTAATDNDESSGAEDE; encoded by the coding sequence ATGAGCCAGTTGCGCGTGAGTTTGCCGCCGCTGGCGGAGCTGAGTCTCGACAGTGAAGTGGATTGTGCGTCGCTGGATCGTCAGGGGCAGGTTGTTCGCCAGGAGCGCGTGCGACTTGGCGCACTGCCGAAGCAGCCGTTGGTGTGTTTTCTGCACCCGTCGGACAGCCTGTTGGCGAGCATCGATCTGCCGCCGCTGCCCGTGAGCAAAACCGCTGCGGCTGTGCAGTGTGCAGCGCAGGCCTTGATGCTCGGCGACAGCGCCGAGATGCACATCGCTCACAGCGCTCGTAATGAAAGCGGCCAGGTGCAGATTGCCTGGGTAGCACGCAAGGATTTGCAGCACCTCGGGCAATTCGGTTTGAACCTCAAAGGCCTGTACCCGGCGGCTTACAGTTTGCCGGTGATGGCGGGCGGCGTCGGTTGCTTGCACGACGATCATCTGTTGCTGCGCCACGGCCCGAATGCGGCGCAGGTGCAGCCAATGATCGACGAAGCTTGGCTGCTGGAAACCGGTCTGCCTGCGCACTGGATCGGTGACGGCGCGCCGGAAGCGGTGCAATCGACATTCGCCGACACGCAGCGAAGTGCCGGCCCGTTGCCGAACTGGGGCCTCCACGGCGGCCTCCAGCAACCGGGCACCGAGCATCGTGGTTGGGGCAGGGCGCTTGGCTGCTGCGCGCTGGCGTTGGCGGTGTGGGTGATCGGTCTGAATCTGTACGCCGCCCGCGAGGCCGGGCAGGGCCAGCAGCTCAAGGCGCAGATGGCGCAGCGGGTGAAGCAGGCGTTCCCCGAGTTGCCGGTGATCCTCAATCCGCTGCAACAGGCCCGTCAGCAAATCGCGGCGCGACAGCAGGGCGCGGTAGATGCGCCGGGGCATGATTTCACGCGGCTGGTGTTGCAGGCCGGCAGCGGCATGCCGTCCATGGCCGGCACGGTGCAGCGTCTGGAGTTTGTCGACGGTGCGTTGCAATTGAGCCTGCTGCCCGAGGCCCGGCGTTCGGGCAACGACAAGGACTGGCAAGGCACGCTGGCCCAGGTGGGCATCAGCATCAGCCCGAATGACGACGGCTGGGTCCTGCGCCCGGCCGGCGAGACGACCGCCGCCACTGACAACGACGAGAGCAGCGGAGCCGAAGATGAATAG
- the gspK gene encoding type II secretion system minor pseudopilin GspK, with protein sequence MNSQSNQQGMAIISALLIAAVVAVIAAGMLTRQSVSTRALEAEQLRVQGRWVLHGGLEISRQLLWDARQRDPLTRLDQPWAQRLNTQGFEGRLEDEQGKFNLRNLVANERIDDAQVQAFERLCELIGVSNGLSWRISQRVIGSYPHLLNAQVVDKPVAKNTFDSGRATSPSASRKPQSPTLPMLRTLDDLRSVDGVNDAVLAKLAPYLTVIPATTWLNGNTATAPVLAAYVPGLSLERAQALINERDAGRWFINRGDFVNRLRLPQLEITSVKVGITSDWFRLRGQARRDQRRVSLDALLHRSQDRLPQVIWSRVGV encoded by the coding sequence ATGAACAGCCAATCGAACCAGCAGGGGATGGCGATCATCAGTGCGCTGCTGATTGCGGCGGTGGTCGCGGTGATTGCCGCCGGCATGCTGACTCGCCAGAGCGTTTCGACCCGGGCGCTGGAAGCCGAACAACTGCGGGTGCAGGGCCGTTGGGTGTTGCACGGCGGGTTGGAGATCAGCCGGCAATTGTTGTGGGATGCGCGGCAGCGCGATCCGTTGACTCGACTTGATCAGCCCTGGGCGCAGCGGTTGAACACTCAGGGTTTCGAGGGGCGGCTGGAGGACGAGCAGGGCAAGTTCAACCTGCGCAATCTGGTGGCCAACGAGCGGATCGATGACGCGCAGGTGCAGGCGTTCGAGCGCTTGTGCGAGTTGATCGGTGTCAGCAACGGCTTGAGCTGGCGCATCAGTCAGCGGGTGATCGGCTCTTATCCGCACCTGTTGAATGCCCAAGTGGTGGACAAGCCTGTGGCGAAAAACACGTTCGACAGTGGTCGCGCCACGTCGCCGTCCGCGTCGCGCAAGCCGCAATCACCGACCTTGCCAATGCTGCGCACGCTTGACGATTTGCGCAGCGTCGATGGGGTCAACGATGCGGTTTTGGCGAAATTGGCGCCGTACCTGACGGTGATTCCGGCGACCACCTGGCTCAACGGCAACACGGCCACGGCGCCGGTGCTGGCGGCTTATGTGCCGGGGCTGTCACTGGAGCGGGCGCAGGCGTTGATCAATGAACGTGACGCCGGGCGCTGGTTTATCAATCGCGGGGATTTCGTCAATCGCCTGCGCCTGCCGCAACTGGAGATCACCAGCGTCAAGGTCGGCATCACCAGCGACTGGTTCCGGTTGCGCGGGCAGGCGCGGCGCGATCAACGGCGGGTGAGCCTCGATGCGTTGTTGCATCGCAGTCAGGATCGGTTGCCGCAAGTGATCTGGTCGCGGGTGGGCGTATGA
- the gspG gene encoding type II secretion system major pseudopilin GspG: MDIAQFKQLSRPSRMPRGQQGFTLIEIMVVVVILGILAAMVVPKVLDRPDQARATAAKQDIGGLMQALKLYRLDHGTYPSQSQGLKVLVERPADAKNSNWRSYLERLPNDPWGRPYQYLNPGANGEIDIFSLGADGQPDGDGVNADIGSWQL; the protein is encoded by the coding sequence ATGGATATCGCGCAATTCAAACAGCTTAGTCGACCGAGCCGGATGCCCCGTGGGCAGCAGGGTTTTACGCTGATCGAGATCATGGTGGTGGTGGTGATTCTCGGGATTCTGGCGGCGATGGTGGTGCCCAAGGTGCTCGACCGGCCGGATCAGGCGCGGGCCACGGCGGCGAAGCAGGACATTGGCGGGTTGATGCAGGCGCTGAAGCTGTATCGCCTCGATCACGGCACTTACCCGAGCCAGAGTCAGGGCCTGAAGGTGCTGGTGGAGCGGCCGGCCGATGCGAAGAACAGCAACTGGCGCTCGTACCTGGAGCGTCTGCCGAATGACCCATGGGGTCGTCCTTATCAGTACCTCAATCCCGGTGCCAACGGCGAGATCGACATCTTTTCCCTCGGCGCCGACGGCCAGCCTGACGGCGATGGCGTGAATGCCGACATCGGTTCCTGGCAGTTGTAA
- the gspI gene encoding type II secretion system minor pseudopilin GspI: protein MRTPSPQAGFTLIEVLVALAIIAVAMSAAVRVAGLMTQSSGVLRDRSIAMIAAQSRMAELRLEGRLPMGVKAMECDQGRLLLRCEQVIAAAENGRLLKVGVQVFDRSQEAPALARLETLLNRPQD from the coding sequence ATGCGCACCCCCTCCCCGCAAGCCGGATTCACCCTGATTGAAGTGCTCGTGGCGCTGGCGATCATCGCCGTCGCCATGTCCGCCGCCGTGCGCGTGGCGGGGTTGATGACGCAGAGCAGCGGGGTTTTGCGGGATCGCTCGATTGCGATGATTGCGGCGCAGAGTCGGATGGCTGAACTTCGGTTGGAAGGGAGATTGCCGATGGGGGTTAAGGCGATGGAGTGTGATCAAGGGCGGTTGTTGTTGCGGTGTGAGCAGGTGATTGCAGCGGCAGAGAATGGGCGGTTGCTCAAGGTTGGGGTGCAAGTCTTTGATCGCAGCCAGGAAGCGCCGGCGTTGGCGCGGCTGGAGACGTTGTTGAACCGGCCGCAGGACTGA
- a CDS encoding DUF6124 family protein → MFKPTPNPPETDPVSPYKFPDSRTLNEAAERALDHYLTPQQRIMGSHHKHDPMYLANPAYNTESLLANASESLGSASEMLNNFAATLDPAHRKTAIGIAQLVMLSELAVNQALDHVEVKT, encoded by the coding sequence ATGTTCAAGCCAACACCAAATCCACCAGAAACCGATCCGGTCTCCCCCTACAAATTCCCAGACTCCCGAACCCTCAACGAAGCCGCCGAACGCGCCCTCGACCACTATCTCACCCCACAACAACGCATCATGGGTAGCCACCACAAACACGACCCCATGTACCTGGCCAACCCGGCGTACAACACTGAATCCCTCCTAGCCAACGCCAGCGAATCACTAGGATCGGCCAGCGAAATGCTCAACAACTTTGCTGCCACGCTTGATCCTGCACATCGCAAGACCGCGATAGGGATTGCGCAGTTGGTGATGTTGAGCGAGTTGGCGGTGAATCAGGCGTTGGATCATGTTGAGGTGAAGACGTGA